From Hymenobacter sedentarius, a single genomic window includes:
- a CDS encoding 4Fe-4S dicluster domain-containing protein, which produces MAIMITDECINCGACEPECPNNAIYEGGAQWRWADGTTLKEVATADGTVVSGTAPQTPVSDEYYYIVSDKCTECVGFHEEPQCAAVCPVDCCVDDPDYRETRERLLEKKDWLHIAA; this is translated from the coding sequence ATGGCCATCATGATAACCGACGAGTGCATCAACTGCGGTGCCTGCGAGCCGGAATGTCCCAACAATGCAATTTACGAAGGCGGTGCCCAATGGCGCTGGGCCGATGGCACGACTTTGAAAGAGGTAGCCACGGCCGATGGCACTGTAGTGAGCGGCACCGCTCCCCAAACGCCAGTTTCGGACGAGTACTACTACATCGTGTCGGATAAGTGCACCGAGTGCGTAGGTTTCCACGAGGAGCCGCAGTGCGCCGCCGTGTGCCCCGTCGATTGCTGCGTGGACGACCCCGACTACCGCGAAACCCGCGAGCGCCTGCTAGAAAAGAAAGACTGGCTGCACATCGCTGCCTAA
- a CDS encoding valine--tRNA ligase, with protein MSLATTYSPTDVEAKWYQRWQKQGFFKASPNPKKVPYTVVIPPPNVTGVLHMGHMLNNTIQDVLVRRARMQGKEACWVPGTDHASIATEAKVVAQLKEQGIAKSDITREQFLSHAFDWKEKYGGIILEQLKQLGASCDWDRTRFTMEPDLTEAVLRVFVDLYKKGLIYRGVRMVNWDPEGRTAISDEEVIAKDVQAKMFYLNYAVVGQEGQFLTVATSRPETIMADVAVAVNPTDPRYAHLAGASVRIPLLDREIPVIFDEYVSVEFGTGALKVTPAHDLNDYELGLKHNLPVIDILADNGTLNEKAVLYVGQDRFAARKQITKDLQEAGLLDKIEEYASIVQTSERTKAVIEPKLSLQWFLKMEHLAKPALEVVENDTVRLHPPKFKNMYRAWMENVRDWCISRQLWWGQQIPAYYLPDGTFVVALTEEEALVQARTQSGNHDLQLSDLRQDEDVLDTWFSSWLWPISVFDGFKDPDNADINYFYPTNDLVTGPDILFFWVARMIMAGLEYRKEVPFKNVYLTGIVRDAQGRKMSKQLGNSPDPLELIAQYGADGVRTGMLFSAPAGNDLLFDIKLVEQGRNFSNKLWNAFRLVKGWEVDAALPFVNEKPVAWFNAKLQAAIVELDDHFEKFRISDALMTVYKLVWDDFCSQYLEMVKPTYQHPIDAETLRHTTAFLETLLKLLHPFMPFITEELWHELAERGPRDYVTVAPWPKASGPADAAHRLAEMEKALAIVAGIRTVRNQKNIGPNKPLALVAKTDEPALLTNYDGIIRKLGSISEVTFADAGPAASVSFVLGSSEFFIPLEGHIDMAAERTRLEKELEYAQGFRESVQKKLGNEKFAQNAKPDVLERERQKLADAEAKITALEQSIQAL; from the coding sequence ATGTCCCTCGCCACCACCTATTCGCCCACCGACGTTGAAGCCAAATGGTACCAGCGTTGGCAGAAACAAGGCTTTTTCAAAGCGTCCCCCAACCCGAAAAAGGTCCCTTATACCGTAGTCATCCCGCCACCCAACGTAACCGGTGTGCTGCACATGGGCCACATGCTGAACAATACCATTCAGGATGTGCTGGTGCGCCGTGCGCGCATGCAGGGCAAAGAAGCCTGCTGGGTGCCGGGCACCGACCACGCCAGCATCGCCACCGAAGCCAAAGTAGTGGCTCAGCTCAAAGAGCAGGGCATCGCCAAGAGCGACATCACGCGTGAGCAGTTCCTAAGCCACGCTTTCGACTGGAAAGAGAAGTACGGCGGCATCATTCTGGAGCAGCTCAAGCAGCTCGGCGCTTCCTGCGACTGGGACCGCACCCGCTTCACCATGGAACCCGACCTGACCGAGGCCGTGCTCCGGGTATTTGTGGACCTGTATAAAAAGGGCCTGATTTACCGCGGCGTGCGCATGGTAAACTGGGACCCCGAAGGCCGCACCGCCATCTCCGACGAGGAGGTAATTGCCAAGGACGTGCAGGCCAAGATGTTCTACCTCAACTACGCTGTAGTAGGGCAGGAGGGTCAGTTTCTGACCGTGGCCACGTCGCGCCCCGAAACCATCATGGCCGACGTAGCCGTGGCCGTGAACCCCACCGACCCGCGCTACGCCCACCTGGCCGGCGCTAGCGTGCGCATTCCGTTGCTGGACCGCGAAATCCCGGTGATTTTCGACGAGTACGTATCGGTGGAATTCGGTACCGGTGCGCTGAAAGTGACGCCGGCGCACGACCTGAACGACTACGAATTGGGCCTGAAGCACAACCTACCCGTAATCGATATTCTGGCCGACAACGGCACGCTCAACGAGAAGGCCGTGCTCTACGTGGGCCAGGACCGGTTTGCGGCCCGCAAGCAAATCACCAAGGATTTGCAGGAGGCCGGCTTGCTCGATAAAATCGAAGAGTACGCCAGCATTGTGCAGACCTCGGAGCGCACCAAAGCGGTAATTGAGCCAAAGCTAAGCTTGCAGTGGTTCCTGAAAATGGAGCACCTCGCCAAGCCCGCCCTGGAAGTGGTGGAAAACGACACCGTGCGCCTGCATCCGCCCAAGTTCAAGAACATGTACCGGGCCTGGATGGAAAACGTGCGCGACTGGTGCATCTCGCGCCAGCTGTGGTGGGGCCAGCAAATCCCGGCCTATTACCTGCCCGATGGCACCTTTGTAGTTGCCCTCACCGAGGAGGAGGCCCTGGTGCAGGCCCGTACCCAAAGCGGCAACCACGACCTGCAGCTCAGCGACCTGCGCCAGGACGAGGACGTGCTCGACACCTGGTTTTCGTCGTGGCTGTGGCCGATTTCGGTATTCGACGGGTTCAAAGACCCCGACAATGCCGACATCAATTATTTCTATCCGACCAACGACCTGGTGACGGGTCCGGACATCCTTTTCTTCTGGGTGGCCCGCATGATTATGGCCGGCCTGGAATACCGCAAGGAAGTGCCGTTCAAAAACGTGTACCTCACCGGCATCGTGCGCGACGCGCAGGGCCGTAAAATGAGCAAGCAGCTTGGCAACTCGCCCGACCCGCTGGAGCTGATAGCCCAGTACGGCGCCGATGGCGTGCGCACGGGTATGCTGTTTTCGGCCCCGGCCGGCAACGACTTGCTGTTCGACATCAAGCTTGTGGAGCAGGGCCGCAACTTCTCCAACAAGCTCTGGAACGCCTTCCGCCTCGTAAAAGGCTGGGAAGTAGACGCTGCGTTGCCTTTCGTGAACGAGAAGCCCGTGGCCTGGTTCAACGCCAAGCTGCAAGCGGCCATCGTGGAGCTCGACGACCACTTCGAGAAGTTCCGGATAAGCGATGCACTAATGACGGTGTACAAGCTGGTGTGGGACGATTTCTGCTCCCAGTACCTAGAAATGGTGAAGCCCACCTACCAGCACCCCATCGACGCCGAAACGCTGCGCCACACCACCGCCTTCCTCGAAACGCTGCTCAAGCTGCTACACCCGTTCATGCCCTTCATCACCGAAGAGCTGTGGCACGAGCTGGCCGAACGCGGCCCCCGCGACTACGTGACCGTGGCGCCCTGGCCCAAAGCCTCAGGCCCAGCTGATGCCGCTCATAGGCTGGCTGAAATGGAAAAAGCTTTGGCAATTGTGGCGGGCATTCGCACCGTGCGCAACCAGAAAAACATCGGTCCCAACAAGCCCCTGGCGCTGGTGGCCAAGACCGATGAGCCCGCGCTGCTGACTAACTACGACGGCATCATCCGCAAACTCGGCAGCATATCCGAAGTAACCTTCGCCGATGCGGGCCCTGCGGCCTCGGTCAGCTTCGTGCTGGGCAGCAGCGAGTTCTTCATCCCGCTGGAAGGCCACATCGACATGGCGGCCGAACGCACGCGCTTGGAGAAAGAGCTGGAGTATGCCCAGGGATTCCGCGAGTCGGTGCAAAAGAAGTTGGGCAATGAGAAGTTCGCTCAGAACGCCAAGCCCGATGTACTCGAGCGGGAGCGCCAGAAACTGGCCGACGCCGAAGCGAAAATCACCGCCCTAGAACAGTCTATCCAGGCGCTGTGA
- a CDS encoding dihydrolipoamide acetyltransferase family protein: protein MARVEMTMPKMGESIMEGTVLKWLKQVGDTIEQDESVLEVATDKVDTEVPAIYAGVLQEILVQEGQVVAVGAPIAIMETDSAGATAAPASAAQAAPAPSSNGVPVDAGVAEVPYLPEAGAPQAAQRGMQPATNAVHQPGRFLSPLVLSIAREEGVSMTDLEYLPGTGKEGRVTKKDILDYVANGKKALTPAAAPAEPAAAAPAAQPQPAATPTATATPAAPAAAPSTKPAPSVSGGQELIEMDRMRKMIAQRMVDSVRISPHVTSFVEADVTDLVNWRNKHKDAYKKREGENLTFTPIFIQAVARAIQDFPMINVSIDGDYIVKKRDINIGVAVALPSGNLIVPVIHNADQLNLNGLTKKVNDLANRARINKLKPEDLEGGTYTLSNVGSFGNVMGTPIIMQPQVAIMAVGAIKKKPAVIETPQGDLIGIRHFMFLSHSYDHRVVDGSLGGMFVRKVADYLEQFDPNTAI from the coding sequence ATGGCACGAGTGGAAATGACGATGCCCAAAATGGGCGAAAGCATCATGGAAGGCACCGTCCTGAAATGGCTCAAGCAAGTCGGCGACACGATTGAGCAGGACGAATCGGTGCTGGAAGTGGCCACCGACAAAGTAGACACCGAAGTGCCAGCCATTTATGCGGGCGTATTGCAGGAAATTCTGGTGCAGGAAGGCCAGGTAGTAGCCGTAGGGGCCCCCATCGCCATCATGGAAACCGATTCGGCGGGCGCAACGGCTGCGCCCGCTAGTGCTGCGCAAGCCGCTCCCGCTCCTTCCAGCAACGGCGTACCCGTAGATGCGGGCGTAGCCGAAGTGCCATACCTGCCCGAAGCCGGCGCCCCACAGGCAGCCCAACGCGGCATGCAGCCCGCCACCAATGCGGTGCATCAGCCCGGCCGCTTCCTCTCGCCGCTGGTGTTGAGCATTGCCCGCGAAGAGGGCGTGAGCATGACCGACCTGGAATACCTGCCCGGCACCGGCAAAGAAGGCCGCGTGACCAAGAAAGACATCCTGGATTATGTCGCCAACGGCAAAAAGGCGCTGACACCCGCCGCTGCCCCAGCCGAACCTGCCGCGGCCGCGCCTGCCGCGCAGCCTCAGCCCGCTGCCACGCCTACTGCTACGGCCACACCGGCCGCCCCTGCAGCCGCTCCCAGCACCAAGCCCGCGCCGAGCGTGAGTGGTGGCCAGGAGTTGATAGAAATGGACCGCATGCGCAAGATGATTGCGCAGCGCATGGTGGACTCGGTACGGATTTCGCCTCACGTTACCAGCTTTGTGGAAGCTGATGTGACGGATCTGGTGAACTGGCGCAACAAGCACAAGGACGCTTACAAGAAGCGCGAAGGCGAAAACCTGACCTTCACGCCCATCTTCATTCAGGCCGTGGCCCGCGCCATCCAGGACTTCCCGATGATTAACGTGTCGATTGATGGCGACTACATTGTGAAGAAGCGCGACATCAACATTGGCGTGGCAGTGGCGCTACCCAGCGGCAACCTGATTGTACCGGTCATTCACAACGCCGACCAGCTCAACTTGAACGGGCTGACCAAAAAAGTGAACGACCTGGCCAACCGCGCCCGCATCAACAAGCTGAAGCCCGAAGACCTGGAGGGCGGCACGTACACCCTTAGCAACGTGGGCTCGTTTGGCAACGTGATGGGCACGCCCATTATCATGCAGCCGCAGGTGGCCATCATGGCCGTGGGTGCCATCAAGAAGAAGCCCGCCGTGATTGAAACGCCGCAGGGCGACCTCATCGGCATCCGCCACTTCATGTTCCTGTCGCACAGCTACGACCACCGCGTGGTGGATGGCTCGCTGGGCGGCATGTTTGTGCGCAAGGTAGCCGACTACCTGGAGCAGTTTGACCCCAATACGGCTATCTAA
- the accC gene encoding acetyl-CoA carboxylase biotin carboxylase subunit — protein sequence MFKKILIANRGEIALRIIRTCKEMGIKTVAVYSTADKESLHVKFADEAVCIGPPASSQSYLSMPNLISAAEITNADAIHPGYGFLSENAEFSRICAENGIKFIGAAPEMINQMGDKATAKATMIKAGVPCIPGSVGLLDSVEQGKKIANKIKYPVILKATAGGGGRGMRIIHSDDEFQKAWDDARTESKAAFGNDGMYLEKFVVEPRHIEVQIVGDQFGHVAHLSERDCSIQRRHQKLVEEAPSPFMTDALREKMGKAAIAGASAIGYEGVGTIEFLVDANRDFYFMEMNTRIQVEHPVTEEIINYDLIKEQIKVAAGIPISGKNYFPKMHAMECRINAEDPRNGFRPAPGKITTLHIPGGHGVRVDTHVYAGYTIPPNYDSMIAKLITVAQTREECIVKMKRALSEFVVEGVKTTIPFHLALMDNEQFREGNFTTAFLEQSFDFSSI from the coding sequence ATGTTCAAGAAAATACTCATCGCCAACCGGGGCGAAATTGCCCTGCGCATTATCCGCACCTGCAAGGAAATGGGCATCAAGACGGTGGCCGTGTACTCAACCGCTGACAAGGAAAGCCTGCACGTAAAGTTTGCCGACGAAGCCGTGTGCATCGGCCCGCCCGCCTCGTCGCAGTCGTACCTGAGCATGCCCAACCTGATTTCGGCCGCCGAAATCACCAACGCCGACGCCATTCACCCCGGCTACGGCTTCCTCTCGGAAAACGCGGAATTCTCCCGCATCTGCGCTGAGAACGGCATCAAGTTCATCGGGGCCGCGCCCGAGATGATTAATCAGATGGGCGACAAGGCTACGGCCAAAGCCACGATGATTAAGGCCGGCGTGCCCTGCATTCCCGGCTCGGTGGGCTTGCTCGACTCGGTAGAGCAGGGCAAGAAGATTGCCAACAAAATTAAATACCCCGTTATTCTGAAGGCCACGGCTGGCGGCGGCGGGCGCGGCATGCGCATTATCCACAGCGACGACGAATTCCAGAAAGCCTGGGACGACGCCCGCACGGAATCGAAGGCAGCGTTCGGCAACGATGGCATGTACCTGGAGAAATTTGTGGTGGAGCCCCGCCACATCGAGGTGCAGATTGTGGGCGACCAGTTCGGCCACGTAGCCCACCTTTCGGAACGCGACTGCAGCATCCAGCGCCGCCACCAGAAGCTGGTGGAGGAAGCGCCTTCCCCGTTCATGACCGACGCGCTGCGCGAGAAAATGGGCAAAGCAGCCATTGCCGGCGCATCGGCCATTGGCTACGAGGGCGTGGGCACCATTGAATTCCTGGTGGATGCAAACCGTGATTTCTACTTCATGGAGATGAACACCCGCATTCAGGTGGAGCACCCCGTGACCGAGGAAATCATCAACTACGACCTCATCAAGGAGCAAATCAAGGTGGCCGCGGGCATCCCGATTTCGGGCAAGAACTACTTCCCGAAGATGCACGCCATGGAGTGCCGCATCAACGCCGAAGACCCGCGCAACGGGTTCCGCCCGGCTCCCGGCAAAATCACCACGCTGCACATTCCCGGCGGCCACGGCGTGCGCGTGGATACGCACGTGTACGCGGGCTACACCATCCCGCCTAACTACGACTCGATGATTGCAAAGCTCATCACCGTGGCCCAAACCCGTGAAGAGTGCATCGTAAAAATGAAGCGTGCCCTGAGCGAGTTTGTGGTGGAAGGCGTGAAAACGACCATTCCGTTCCACCTCGCGCTGATGGATAACGAGCAGTTCCGCGAAGGCAATTTCACGACGGCTTTTCTGGAGCAGTCGTTCGATTTCTCGTCGATTTAA
- the accB gene encoding acetyl-CoA carboxylase biotin carboxyl carrier protein encodes MKAKEIQELLDFISKSGLNKVNIETEEFKISVQRDPNTKQVVSMAAPAHTHAPAPAQVAAPAPAPVAAAAPAEAAPAANHKALKAPMIGTFYRSSGPDAPAFVQVGDMVEKGQVICIIEAMKLFNEIEAEESGRIVKALVENATPVEYDQPLFLIE; translated from the coding sequence ATGAAAGCCAAAGAAATACAGGAACTGCTCGATTTTATCTCCAAATCAGGCCTCAATAAGGTTAACATTGAAACCGAGGAATTCAAGATTTCGGTGCAGCGTGACCCCAACACCAAACAAGTAGTGAGCATGGCTGCCCCGGCCCATACCCACGCCCCGGCTCCGGCTCAGGTGGCGGCTCCGGCTCCTGCCCCGGTGGCTGCTGCGGCACCCGCAGAAGCAGCACCCGCTGCTAACCACAAGGCCCTGAAAGCGCCCATGATTGGCACGTTCTATCGCAGCAGCGGCCCCGATGCTCCGGCCTTCGTGCAAGTAGGCGACATGGTGGAAAAAGGCCAGGTTATCTGCATTATCGAAGCCATGAAGCTGTTCAACGAAATCGAAGCCGAAGAAAGCGGCCGCATCGTGAAAGCCCTGGTAGAAAATGCTACCCCGGTGGAATACGACCAGCCTTTGTTTTTGATTGAGTAG
- the efp gene encoding elongation factor P: MASTADFRNGLVLNYNNELHVITEFQHVKPGKGPAFVRTKLRNIKTGRVIDNTFNAGVKVETARVEQRPHQFIYKDDYGYTFMDTSTFEQIVLPDAMVPFADLMKEGQEVTILMHAETEQPLTAELPTTVELMVTYTEPGLKGDTATNTLKPATVETGARIQVPLFIDQDTKIRVDTRNYAYVERVK, encoded by the coding sequence ATGGCAAGTACCGCCGACTTCCGCAACGGGCTCGTTCTTAATTACAACAACGAGCTGCACGTCATCACCGAATTTCAGCACGTGAAGCCCGGCAAAGGCCCGGCCTTTGTGCGGACCAAGCTGCGTAACATCAAGACCGGCCGCGTTATCGACAACACCTTCAACGCCGGGGTGAAAGTGGAAACGGCCCGCGTAGAGCAGCGCCCCCACCAGTTCATCTATAAGGACGACTACGGCTACACCTTCATGGACACCAGCACCTTTGAGCAGATTGTGCTGCCCGACGCCATGGTGCCCTTTGCCGACCTGATGAAGGAAGGCCAGGAAGTAACCATCCTGATGCACGCCGAAACCGAACAGCCCCTCACCGCCGAATTGCCGACTACCGTTGAGCTGATGGTAACGTATACCGAGCCCGGCCTGAAGGGCGACACGGCTACCAACACCCTGAAGCCCGCCACGGTTGAAACCGGCGCCCGCATCCAGGTGCCGCTGTTCATCGACCAGGACACCAAAATTCGGGTGGACACCCGCAACTACGCTTATGTCGAAAGAGTCAAGTAA
- a CDS encoding beta-ketoacyl-ACP synthase III, producing MKITAAITGVGAYVPEYVLTNAELEKLVETTDEWIMSRTGIKERRILKGENQGASVMGIKAVQQLLDKTGTNPEDIDLLICATTTPDVLFPATANIISNGVGITKAFSYDVNAACSSFLFSLATGAQFIQAGTYKKVIVVGADKMSSIVDYTDRANCILFGDGAAAVLLEPNSEGYGLLDHVLRTDGSGEAYLHQKAGGSRRPPSHATVDAKEHYIYQEGATVFKFAVKSMADVAAQVMERNHLSKDDVAWLVPHQANKRIIDATANRMGVGPEKVMLNIHRYGNTTNATIPLCLADYESQLKRGDNLVLAAFGGGFTWGSIYIKWAYDGAAVARS from the coding sequence ATGAAGATTACTGCTGCCATCACCGGCGTGGGCGCTTATGTGCCCGAATATGTGCTTACCAATGCTGAGCTTGAAAAGCTGGTGGAAACCACCGATGAGTGGATTATGTCCCGCACCGGCATCAAGGAACGCCGCATATTGAAGGGTGAAAACCAGGGCGCGTCCGTGATGGGCATCAAAGCGGTGCAGCAATTGCTGGATAAAACCGGCACCAACCCCGAGGACATCGACCTGCTGATTTGCGCCACCACTACCCCCGACGTGCTGTTTCCGGCTACGGCCAACATCATTTCCAATGGCGTGGGCATCACCAAGGCGTTCAGCTACGACGTGAACGCGGCCTGCTCGAGCTTCCTGTTTTCGCTAGCCACGGGCGCCCAGTTCATCCAAGCGGGCACCTACAAGAAGGTGATTGTGGTGGGTGCGGATAAAATGTCGTCCATTGTGGACTACACCGACCGCGCCAACTGCATCCTGTTCGGCGACGGTGCCGCGGCGGTACTGCTGGAGCCCAACTCCGAAGGCTACGGCCTGCTCGACCACGTGCTGCGCACCGACGGCAGCGGCGAGGCCTATCTGCACCAGAAAGCCGGCGGCAGCCGCCGCCCCCCGTCGCACGCCACCGTGGACGCCAAGGAGCACTACATTTACCAAGAGGGCGCCACGGTGTTCAAGTTTGCCGTGAAGAGCATGGCCGACGTGGCCGCCCAGGTAATGGAGCGCAACCACCTCAGCAAGGACGACGTGGCCTGGCTGGTACCGCACCAGGCCAACAAGCGCATCATCGACGCCACAGCCAACCGCATGGGTGTGGGCCCCGAGAAAGTGATGCTCAACATTCACCGCTACGGCAACACCACCAACGCCACCATTCCGCTGTGCCTGGCCGACTACGAAAGCCAGCTCAAGCGCGGCGACAACCTGGTGCTGGCCGCCTTCGGGGGTGGCTTCACCTGGGGCTCCATCTATATCAAATGGGCGTATGATGGCGCAGCGGTAGCCAGAAGCTAA
- the plsX gene encoding phosphate acyltransferase PlsX, whose amino-acid sequence MKIALDAMGGDFAPQAAVAGALLAAEELAGRATIVLIGQEDAVRPLLQAAGPAGAALEFVPATQIIEMAEHPAKAFQQKQDSSIAVGYKLLLAGEVDAFCSAGNTGAMLVGAMFTVKAVPGVIRPAIANFVPKLKDKFGILLDVGANAECKPEMLEQFGELGSLYAQYVLGIAEPKVGLVNLGEEEGKGTPNTQAAHQLLKANPHIHFVGNIEGRDMFNEKADVVVCDGFTGNILLKMAESIYEMMDKKQIHDPFFDKFNYEAVGGSPILGINDNAIIGHGRSTPLAICNMLVQGYNMADSGIVDQIKATFKS is encoded by the coding sequence ATGAAAATAGCCCTCGACGCAATGGGCGGCGATTTCGCTCCCCAAGCCGCCGTGGCGGGTGCCCTGCTGGCCGCCGAAGAACTCGCCGGCCGGGCCACCATCGTCCTCATTGGTCAGGAAGACGCCGTGCGGCCGCTGCTCCAAGCAGCTGGCCCCGCCGGTGCCGCCCTCGAATTCGTGCCTGCGACGCAGATTATCGAAATGGCCGAGCACCCGGCCAAAGCTTTCCAACAAAAGCAGGACTCTAGCATTGCCGTGGGCTACAAGCTGCTGCTGGCGGGCGAGGTCGACGCATTTTGCTCGGCGGGCAACACGGGTGCCATGCTCGTCGGCGCCATGTTCACGGTGAAGGCCGTGCCCGGCGTAATCCGCCCGGCCATTGCCAACTTCGTTCCCAAGCTCAAAGACAAGTTCGGCATCCTGCTCGACGTGGGCGCCAATGCCGAATGCAAACCCGAAATGCTCGAGCAGTTTGGTGAGCTGGGCTCCCTGTATGCGCAGTACGTGCTGGGCATTGCCGAGCCCAAAGTTGGGCTGGTAAACCTGGGCGAAGAAGAAGGCAAGGGCACCCCTAACACCCAGGCCGCCCACCAGCTGCTGAAAGCCAACCCGCACATTCATTTCGTGGGCAATATCGAAGGCCGCGACATGTTCAACGAAAAGGCCGACGTGGTGGTCTGCGATGGATTCACCGGCAACATTTTGCTGAAAATGGCCGAGTCCATCTACGAGATGATGGACAAGAAACAGATTCACGACCCGTTCTTCGACAAGTTCAACTACGAGGCCGTGGGCGGCTCGCCCATCCTGGGCATCAACGACAACGCCATCATCGGCCACGGCCGGAGCACGCCGCTGGCTATCTGCAACATGTTGGTGCAGGGCTACAACATGGCGGATTCCGGCATTGTCGACCAAATAAAGGCTACATTTAAGTCATAA
- the rpmF gene encoding 50S ribosomal protein L32, whose translation MAHPKRRTSSSVRDKRRTHYKLTPKAVTLCPNTGELHLRHKAYVVDGDLYHNGQLAIKNYSKVSSAPAADTTGDDE comes from the coding sequence ATGGCTCATCCTAAGCGCCGCACCTCTTCCTCCGTTCGCGATAAGCGTCGTACGCACTACAAGCTTACTCCGAAGGCCGTTACCTTGTGCCCCAACACGGGCGAGCTGCACCTGCGCCACAAGGCCTATGTAGTAGACGGCGACCTGTACCACAACGGCCAGCTGGCCATCAAAAACTACTCGAAGGTGAGTTCTGCTCCCGCTGCCGATACCACCGGCGACGACGAATAA
- a CDS encoding YceD family protein, protein MKKESQYDLNLAKLALKTHHFEFELGPDFFALFDQPLVEQGNLHADVELIKTERLLTLNFHITGTVRLTCDRSLDEFDQPLDIEEQLLVRFGDENKELDDNVLQITPETQALPLAQHLYDYIGLALPMKKLHPRFQDEADDNPDAPTKLIFSTRPADDAPDDDEPADPRWAALRNLN, encoded by the coding sequence GTGAAAAAAGAAAGCCAATACGACCTCAATCTTGCCAAGCTGGCGCTGAAAACGCACCATTTTGAATTCGAGTTGGGTCCCGACTTTTTCGCCTTATTCGACCAGCCCCTGGTGGAGCAAGGCAACCTGCACGCCGACGTTGAGCTAATCAAAACCGAGCGGCTCCTCACCCTGAATTTTCACATCACCGGCACCGTGCGCCTGACCTGTGACCGCAGCCTCGACGAGTTCGACCAGCCGCTGGACATTGAAGAGCAGCTCTTGGTGCGCTTCGGCGATGAGAACAAGGAGCTGGACGACAACGTGCTGCAAATCACGCCTGAAACCCAGGCTTTGCCCCTGGCCCAGCACCTGTACGACTACATCGGCCTGGCGCTGCCCATGAAGAAGCTGCACCCGCGCTTCCAGGACGAAGCCGACGACAACCCCGACGCTCCCACCAAGCTCATCTTCAGCACCCGTCCTGCCGATGATGCGCCCGATGACGACGAGCCGGCCGACCCGCGTTGGGCCGCCCTGCGCAACCTGAACTAA
- the pdxA gene encoding 4-hydroxythreonine-4-phosphate dehydrogenase PdxA — protein MPPSLPRLGFSVGDLAGIGPEVIYKTLLDERLLKICTPVIYGTATALFDDFPVDPDAEHLTFRQLRDAADIAPGRLNAVTCWDEDFVLAPGKPSPATGQAARESLLAASRDLKAGKLDALVTAPISKDNTQSDEFRYPGHTEFLTTFFGAPESLMFLVDEGGLRIATVTGHIPLKDVPGRLTAELLRTKITLLLKSLTQDFGILKPRIAVLGLNPHAGENGLLGSEEADTVTPVIQQFAQEGHLVFGPFPADGYFGTQQFRQFDATLALYHDQGLIPFKLMAFERGVNFTAGLPVVRTSPDHGTAYGLAGQFKASEASFRAAVYLACEVWRQRWEDAQPRSAR, from the coding sequence ATGCCCCCCTCCCTTCCCCGCTTAGGCTTTTCGGTCGGCGACCTTGCCGGCATCGGCCCCGAGGTTATTTATAAAACGCTGCTCGACGAGCGGCTGCTCAAGATTTGCACCCCGGTCATTTATGGCACGGCCACCGCGCTGTTTGACGATTTCCCGGTTGACCCCGACGCAGAACACCTCACGTTCCGGCAGCTGCGCGACGCGGCCGATATTGCCCCCGGCCGGCTCAACGCCGTGACCTGCTGGGATGAGGACTTTGTTCTCGCCCCCGGCAAGCCCTCACCTGCCACCGGCCAAGCCGCCCGCGAAAGTTTGCTTGCCGCCAGCCGCGACCTTAAAGCCGGCAAGCTCGATGCCCTCGTTACGGCGCCTATCAGCAAGGACAACACCCAGTCCGATGAGTTCCGCTACCCCGGCCACACCGAGTTCCTCACCACGTTTTTCGGAGCACCGGAGAGCCTGATGTTCCTCGTGGACGAAGGTGGACTGCGCATTGCTACTGTCACGGGTCATATCCCGCTCAAGGATGTGCCCGGGCGCCTCACTGCGGAGCTGTTGCGCACCAAAATCACCTTGCTGCTCAAGTCGCTCACGCAAGACTTCGGCATTCTCAAGCCGCGCATCGCGGTGCTGGGCCTGAACCCCCACGCTGGCGAAAACGGCCTGCTGGGCAGCGAAGAAGCCGATACCGTGACGCCCGTTATCCAGCAGTTTGCCCAGGAAGGCCACCTGGTCTTTGGCCCCTTCCCGGCCGATGGCTACTTCGGCACCCAGCAATTCCGGCAGTTCGACGCCACGCTGGCACTCTACCACGACCAGGGCCTGATTCCTTTCAAGCTGATGGCATTTGAGCGCGGAGTGAACTTCACGGCGGGTCTGCCGGTGGTGCGCACTTCGCCCGACCACGGCACGGCGTACGGCCTGGCGGGGCAGTTCAAGGCCAGCGAAGCGTCGTTCCGGGCAGCGGTTTACCTCGCCTGCGAGGTGTGGCGGCAGCGCTGGGAAGATGCCCAGCCTCGCTCGGCGCGCTAG